The Penicillium psychrofluorescens genome assembly, chromosome: 2 nucleotide sequence CGGATTAACCGCGAAAGGAATTTCCCGAAGGCAGCGATTAACCTGAAAATATGGAGAATATGCCATCGCTGAGTCTATTTTAGTCAAACATGTAATTGTCTATCTATCAAAAGCTTTTCCATCGCCTCTGCATCTAAATACAGAGCAATATCCATGCCCCCATCATCCACCCCCGGATCCATCACCTGCAGACAACCATCTATTTTGGGTATCACCGCATGCACATATCGCGGTTGCTGCTTGGAACCAACAAAGTCTACCTGATATACTTTAAGCCGTAGCCAAGATGTCACCAATGTATGCCGAGTACCCAGAAACGCCTGCCACAGTCGCTGCGGGGACACCTCATGCGCCGCATCATGTAGCATGGCGCCCATCGCGTCAGGCGTGAACTGCAGCATCGTATCCCGGATCTGGCTCGCTGTTTGACCTACACTGGAGGTACAGGCAGAAGCGCCCGAAGCCTTGATATGAGTGATGAACAGCGGCGAGCCAATGAAGGATTCGGACAATGGAGGCGATACACGAACTCGCGCCCCCAACGTGAAGTTGAGAAAGACATCCTCGGTCGAATCACCATGACCGCGAGCACGGCTGACCATCGCCCAGATATGGGCCAGTAACGCATCTAACCGGGATATGTCCGGACGACCATCCGCTCGCGCCTGTTCCTTCAGACGGTCGAGCTCGGTTCCGGGATAGTGCAGCTGTGTGTACCGCACCGGCCGAGAAAAGTCCCAGGATGTCCAGGGCCCGGAGGTAGAAGGCGATAGTTCGACCTGCGAGAGAATCTCCGGCGAGGGTTTGGAATTCTCTGTTGCTGGAATCAAATAATGAGAATATCCGGGATCGTTGGTATGCCACCAGTCAAACCGGTGTAGTGGGAGCTGGCGAGCTGCAGAGACCAACATAGGATCAGCGGCTGGTCCATCAATGTCCCCTGTGGCGCATGCATCCAGTAGTATCGGATTGAAGATGGGGGCATCCATGAGAGAAGAGGTGTCGGTGGAAGAGAATGACTTGCGACTTTTGGCCGCCCAGTGATGGACAAACACCATCAGCGACTGTGCATCGGCTAACATGTGGGCGATTTTGACGCCAATACCGTATCCCCGATCATTGAACAGGTTGAGCTGGAGCTGCATGGCGGGGAGACCTTCAAATTCGCGCAGATCGTGCAAGGGAAGTGATGTATCCGAGAGAAACAGACTCTGCGGGAATTCGTCTCCTATCCAGACACCCTTTCCAGATGCGCGCTCTGAAGCCGAGAGCGTCAACGCCTGCAccgagatggatggatgtcGCACGACGCTCCATTCGACGCCGGGGTCCTTTTCGTCGCCATATATGATTATGGGTCGGTTGAAGCGTTCGGTGTGCGAACCCCCTGCTCGCACCGGTGCCCACTGCAGCTGACCTGACCAGTGTGGAAAGTCATTAAGGGCGTCCACAAGCGACGAGCGCAGACGATCTCGAAATTCGGTTTCGTTGATATCCTCGGGGACGTGTTCGAACAGCCATATCGCACCCGTGTCAGAGAATCGAGCAACAGTGGCGTCGAGGATAGAAAGCGGGGTTGAAATGCGCTGGTGGAGACGAGATGAAGGGAAGAGACGAGTTTTGTCCATTTTGATTgtcttgatattgatatcgAAAATGACATTGACGATCTAGTCTGATATTTATCCGTCGGGCTGGATCGGCCAAATCTCCTTTCGGTTTAGCCTGGAAATGGCAACAATGAACGATTCACAATGACTCATGATGGATCCCTATCGATTCACTACCAACGTCCAACCAACTCTTGCACACCGAGGCGGAAATATCATCGAGTTGGGACATATCTGTTGCTTGGTGTGATCATAGTTTATCAACAGTTACCAATACATCAAAATACAAGTTACCCAGGCATTTATTCGTTCAATATCATACCATTGAAAGCCGAAACGGGATCAAAATACGAAAGTAACCAGATAGGGTTTAGTGCGCCTGCGGTGTGTCCATCTTTACTAAAAGCGAACGCGCACCTCGGCTgcccttctttccttttcaAGTATGCGAGGACTCTGCTGTAATTACTGTAAACGGAAGCCGACCTGATAAACCTACATCCATCTGTTGTAACCGATCCGACCTGGAAGCCGACCCGACCATCGGAACCTGGCAACACTACGCTGTACAGTAGTTGTAGTAGATGTTCGTAATGAAACCCTCACTGATCTATTATAAAAGGCTTGTTGACTTAGATTTACTTCAATTTTTTGCGTCAAGATACGACTTCTTCGAAATCCAACAATCATACCACCCCCGCCCATCACTCAAAATGCTAGCTCTCCCAGAAGAAGTCGCCAAGTCGATGTTGGCGACAAAAGTCGAGTATAAGCTCGTCGGAAAGAGCGGCCTCCGCGTGTCCGTTCCAATTATCGGGTGCATGAGCATTGGAAACCCAGAATGGGCAAACTGGGTGATAGGGCCTGAAAAAGCGCTCCCGTTACTGAAGGCGGCTTATGATCGTGGAATCAACACTGTTCGTTTCCCTCTCACGTGTTTGTGAAGCTACAAACTGACCGTAGATCGGGACAGTGGGATACTGCAAACATTTATTCCAATGGCGATTCCGAGAGAGTCATCGCACAAGCAATAAAGAAATATGATCTCCCCCGCCGCAAGTTGGTCCTAATGTCAAAGGCATATAGCTGCGTTGGAGAGCAACAATTTCACGCATACCC carries:
- a CDS encoding uncharacterized protein (ID:PFLUO_003763-T1.cds;~source:funannotate) → MDKTRLFPSSRLHQRISTPLSILDATVARFSDTGAIWLFEHVPEDINETEFRDRLRSSLVDALNDFPHWSGQLQWAPVRAGGSHTERFNRPIIIYGDEKDPGVEWSVVRHPSISVQALTLSASERASGKGVWIGDEFPQSLFLSDTSLPLHDLREFEGLPAMQLQLNLFNDRGYGIGVKIAHMLADAQSLMVFVHHWAAKSRKSFSSTDTSSLMDAPIFNPILLDACATGDIDGPAADPMLVSAARQLPLHRFDWWHTNDPGYSHYLIPATENSKPSPEILSQVELSPSTSGPWTSWDFSRPVRYTQLHYPGTELDRLKEQARADGRPDISRLDALLAHIWAMVSRARGHGDSTEDVFLNFTLGARVRVSPPLSESFIGSPLFITHIKASGASACTSSVGQTASQIRDTMLQFTPDAMGAMLHDAAHEVSPQRLWQA